GATAAGGTTTGTGTTTATTGGATGGAATTCTTGCTGACTTCAACTGCTGACTTCATGCTTACATAATCATTGTATATATAACACCCCATTTGGCACCTATGCCATTCAAGCCCCCTATCCCATTCTCTTGAAATTCTAAACCCCCctccaccccaccccaccccaccccaccccataTTCAAGAAACCCCATTTGATTTGAGATCaacccacccccaccccactcACTCCACTCCATATTCAAGGAACCCCATTTGAGATCAAGCCCCCTTACCCCCACCCCACACATCAACCCATATTCAAGAAAACTTGAAGAATTCCTCTTCTTTGAATCAGTAACAATGGATAAGGAAGGAAAGAAGAGAAGCAGCAAAGAGAAAGGGAACAGCCTGCCCCCAAGAAGAGGTCAGATCAAGGGCAAGATATTTGAGGATTGGAAAGAAACATTGTGGGGTGGGGGCAAGAGGGATGATGATCACTGTGGAAGTAGCAATACTATTATAAGCCAAGAAAGCAATGGCAGGCCAGATTAGTACAATTCATTGCCTTAGCTATATGGATTGTTCGACTAAAATGTATCAAGaagcatacatatatatatatgtatgtatataggtGGAATTTCTTGGTGAGTGgcaatttcaatttatagtacatgattttaaatttttttatttgaatacaattttatagtaaaaaatagcTGTAAAAATACGGATTTTGAgagtaattacaattattatcatagttgtatataaatatcgataaaaatatattagacgtttgttgtaataattttaatttttattttaatgaataaattttgtagACTTGATCTAATTAAATCAAGTAACGTAAAGTACTTTCGTCAAAATTTGATACCAAATCTTTGAAGTAATTAcctttacataaattatttttagtagtgtacatgaaaagaagaaagaacaaattgattgaaaattcagtcacaaaatcaatcaattaatcATCCAATtgttagaaagaaaaagagaatgaaaagaaagctCTAGTTATTCGAAGATATTATTCATTGGAAAACCTTAAAAGCGCACTATGTGTGAGGGAATTTAGTTCCATAATCGTGTTTACTCATTGGAGggacagaaaagaaaaaatatttaaaaggaaagagattcttgaaaatctgaaacgaaaaaacaaacatacaGGAAAATCGAAAGgaggaggaaaagaaaagagtatGAGGTTCCGATTCAAACAGCCAGTGCCATTGTCTTTGCTCCAGCCGCGGCAAGCGGCGGCTGCGGCGGCGTCGCTTCATTCAGTAACAAAGCAGTTGTGTAATTCTTTATTAACTATTTCAAACGCTTTTACTTCGTAATTCAGTGTTATtttgtctaaaaatttaaacttgtGTGTGAATTCATCTTgaaatgttattaattttacagTTCATCATTTGGGATTGCGTTCGATATAGATGGGGTGATACTTCGTGGTACAACTCCGATTGGGAATTCACGGAGAGCGCTGAGAAGATTGTATGATGATTCTGGTACTCTTACTTTCTAGTATTATATTAGATTAAAGATTCGTGGGTTTCGGAGTATATTGGGCGGAATCAGTTGTTTGAGGTGAAAGAATGTTAATTAGTCAAATAGGTTTCTTTTGTGAAGCTGTTGATTTTTGAGCTTGTTGGTTGATTTGTATGGCACCATTGCAGTTTGGTGCACGAAGGGTTTTTGATTGTGAAAGATGGTATTGATTGAAGTTAGGTTCGGTTGTTAACTGGGACTTTTTGTTGTCCGCATTTCGTCATGTGTTTGATATCAAGTTCAAGAATCACATTTGAGAAAACAATAATAGTTAGTTCTTCATCTAGATTCTAGAAAGCATTAGCATCTTGTCTTATGCATACTGGATGGCACGTTTACTTctgtcatggaattctgaCTTACTCCTTGCTTGCAGGTGCTATGAATattccttttctatttctgaCGAATGGTAGGTGTTAGcagttttcatatttttcattcgGGGCACAATGAACTCTCATGGAGCTCTgtgtttgagaaaatatacTTTCATGTGATAGTTATGACTGTTCTTAGGCAAAACAATGGCAATAAGAATCTGAAGGAATTAATACAATCTCATGTGTCTTAGGTGGTGGCATCCCAGAGTCCAGAAGAGCCTCAGAATTAAGTGATATTCTTGGAGTGAAGATTTTAGCTTCTCAGGTATAATCATGTTACGTCCATCAATCATGTTATGTCCATCGGGAGTTGCCCAGTGCATAGTAATATCCGTTCTTGTGAATGAGTTATGTGCCTGTGCTTTGGATGTAGGTAGTGCAAGGTCACTCACCCTTTAGAACTTTGCTAAAGAGGTATATTACCTCCTCTTATTGATAGTTTTCTTCACATATTGCTTTACTTTCCTTCCAGTTTCTCAGTATAATTCTGTCTGTACATTTCTGAATCTATTTTCAAAGAGAAACATAAGATTACGAGTACTCCAACCAACAGGTTTGTGTTCCTATGGTGTGAAATTTTAGGAGTGGGCAAGTTTTCTGGGATTGTAGGAAGAACATTTGATTTCAATGTCATCTAAGGCAATACTGATGATGAACTTTCAGGTTGTCCATTTCCAGCAAAAGGTATTTTAAGTTAACTTGTGGCTTAGGTGCTATGTTGTACTCATATCTACTGATGATGTTTTAGATGTTCAGAATGGAATTATAAAACGACAATTCACATTGAAGTCTTTGGCAATAGGATTGTCTGCTAACCTAGTAAAGTGAGAATTGTTTGACAACCTTGTAATTTCCAGTCTCCCTATgctttttcttaattgaatAAATCTGCTTAAGTGGagtcttttgtttttcctatCTAATCTTTGTTGATGATTTTCGTGGAACTTACTAGTGTGATTAGCAAATTGTTCATGAGTTCTTACAATTGTTTGTCGTCTTCTGTTTTAGATATGAAAATGAATTCATTGTTGCTACTGGAAAAGGGGAACCATATGAAAATGAATTCATTGTTGCGAAAGGAAAAGGGGAACCTGCCGTTGTTATGTCTGAATATGGCTTTAAGTAagctctctcttctctctctctctcttcttatTTCGTTGAAAGAAATTTGATTCTTCTTTTAGTACATGTAGAGTGTGATTGGTATGCATGAATGGATTTGAGTGTGAATGGAATgaactgaaaaatgaaataaaagtagGAATGGAGTAGTTTTAATATAACCTTCCTATGTTTAGTATAATGAAGGAATAAGAAAaggaattgaataaaaaaattcaaatcacttgtttatatgtttggtggatagtaataaaatttgaaggaaaaagaattaaacagacacacaaaaattttgttacataagaaatattattttaaaatattaaattaaatataaatttacaatatatatatctatatatatatatttgaatgatTTTATGTATTAGATATCCAATAAATACTTCTTATATACGAAAGAAATAtcaaacttattaaaaaagaacaaatatcaataatattagataaattcaatataatattttacactTATAGTAACTACatttataataacatataatttttgtgattacaaaatcttgaaaatgcaaatttttattaaatgttatttcgcaatataaaaaaaataatgtattccCAATCTAATGGGAATAGCTAAAACCATGGGGGAGATATGGAATAGCTATTCCATACTTGTAGGAATAGGCAttcctaatattaatttataccaaGCATATATTTAGGAATGAGCTTAGGAATGCTTATTCTATTCCTTGCTCATTGCTACATACCAATCTTCCCATTAGTTGTTAAGTCACAGTACATGCAGGAGAGTTATCTCACTAGAGGAGTATGCATCACAGTTCAAGAACATTGATCCTGTGGCTCAGTACAAGAGGTGGACAACTGAGCAGGAATTGAACTGCTCACGAAATTCTGAGAAGATTGCCTCGAGCCATATCGATTGTTCCCAAAAGGTCAAAGCTGCTTTTGTTGTTAGTGATCCTGTTGACTGGGGGAGGGACATACAGGtatattttgttatgtgtATATAAGAGCACCAAGAGCTTGCAAATTGCTTGTTGAAACACAAAggatcatttttctttctgtagTTCAGTGATCAATTATCTGTTCATTGTGTGACTTAAATCGGATGCATACTCATAATCTTGTGTCTATATTGCAAGTCACATAGATTATATTCTGAGACATTGTTACAGATTTTTCCTTAGTCAAAAGCAAAACTATAATTGGAAGTGGTGTAGCGATAACAGGCAATTCGATCTTACATCATCACATGGTACTCCAGATATCAGAATCAACACTTGAATTGCTTGATGTACAGTCAAAGTAACCAGGATCACCTTCTCTTGGTTCAGGGAGGTAGAAACCATTTTTTTGAATCAAACATTTATGATgccttaattaatatttatgataatgaAAAGCTCTTTCTATGAGTATCGTTACCTAATCAATTCCATTTCATTCATCTGCATGCTCATTTGTTTTGCCTTGTCGTCTCATATGAGGAATCATGAATCCTATCGTATTCCCATCTTTGAAACAAGTAACTGACAAAATCTAGGTTCTGTGCGATATTTTGACATCTGGAGGTGTTCCTGAAGAGGAGAATGGGCAACAACCACCACTGTATTTTGCTGCAGATGATCTGCAATACCAGGTTAGTAACAATTGTTGCTGTGCGGAGATAGTAAACAAGATGTAGATATCTTCCAGTGTTCAGAATTTTGCTCGgcctctaattttaatttttgaattttgaagtgCGGTGGAAAAGAAACTTTCTatgatgatattaacaaatatagtGTTAACTTGTAACTTGCATTTATTCACATTTGATAAATGATGAGAATATACTGTGCTGATGAGTTGTCAAATTATTACAGGCTGCATTTCCTTCAGAACGTCTTGGTATGGGTGCATTTAGGATCGCTCTCGAGAGTGTCTTCAATAGGTACTTTTATGGTTGTGAAATTCCATTCATCCCCACCATGGTAGGAAATTGTAAGACATATTATGAAACGTGtgcagaaacaaaaaggaaaatcaaaCACAACTGCACACAATTTATACGTGGTTTGAAGAATACTCCTATGTTCATTACCACTCAAGTTCTTTTATTCGGGTAGAATTTCATACAACTGTAATAGACTATCACCAGTTAACTATTTATACGAGGAAACCTCTAgaacattttaaattacaattttcccaTCGACAAGCAACATGTAACACTCTCCACACTCTGATATACTATGTCGAACCTTACACAAAATGGTCTACTCAAAAGGTCTGCAGTAATCCACCAACATGAAACATGGCCAAGTATACTGGAATGCTGTTCTTCAGTTGTTCCTTCTGTATTACTCTTTGCTTATTATTGATTACCCAGttttcaatgaattttcagaattcatGACAAACCGTTGGAGTATACATCTTTCGGGAAACCAAATCCATTTGTTTTCAGCAATGCGGAAATGATATTAAGACAGCTCTTGCAATTTCCCACTCCTGGTAATGTCGGAACGGAAGATGTCAGGTTACCTTCTTTCAAAACCCTGTACATGATTGGCGACAATCCCTTGGTTGATGTCAAAGGAGCACAGCAGGTCTCTCTTGTTTTCAGTTCAACTATTATAATCAGTTGTTCAATCATATGTTCACATAATGATTGGTTATGTTGTTTCTGAGGCAACTTGTTCTCATTCCACAGGCAGGATACCCCtggttttcaattttgaccaGGACAGGTGTTTTCAGGCAAAGGGAGAACCATACACAGTATCCAGCTGATATGGTAAACCTAATGATTCTGTActctttgtttcttcttcttttcacCGTTGTATCTGTGAAAACAATTTGCCGTAGTCTTTCTTTACATGGTTTTCTCGTCGTCTCCTTGTTTCCTATCATGACCACATGGTTTTGCATTTTGTGTTCCACCCCTGCGCGCTGTGGTCTGAACACTCCGAGGTCTcttattctatattttatcgGCCTGGGAACATCATTGTGAATCATGTCACATCAGCATAATGTAGATTCTAGTGGCAACGTGGTTTAATTATCATGTCTAATGTTTCCATATCAAGCACATATAAAAATTCTTCTTCGTGATGCTTATGTTGGAGCCCGGTGCCGCCTTAAATTGTTACATCTAAGGATTGTGCAGGTGGTCGATACCGTGGAAGAGGCGGTGGAGTTTATACTCAAAAGGGAGGATGCTTCCTATGTAGTTGATTAAAGCAATAGAGGAAAGGTGAAATTTCTTGGTTCCAGCAACCACCACCATATTCATCTACTTTGATGGGGAATGTAATTTCTTGATATCTTTGATTACTTCACACTCTCTGTTCACAATCAAACCTCCGACGATTTTCACCGTCTCCAACTTCCATGCGCACCCATTCTCGCACTGGATCTCCACATCTACATCCGTCGCAAtgcagaaaaagtaaaaaacaaaacattaattacaattcaggctctaaaaattgaaatttaagtgAGAATTTATAAATGCATGTGGGTTCTacatatgtaatttaattgtattattaaatGCCTAATCAACTTCTCTGTAAAAACCCTCATTCATATCATTATCACAATTTCAATTACAGCTTAATACATTACACATTTACCCTAAAGGTGGTCTTGATGAATGATCAAAAGGCCTAATATAAATTGTAAGGTGTTTACTTACATGTATTATCATTCATTTTATCAAGTGTTGTTTACTTACAAGTATCGTAACAATTTTGATAGCAAAATTACCTTTTAGCCcatctttacaaaatttaaacgcacaacaaaatggtgaagtTCCCTTAAAACTTTCGAGTAGTATTACAAGAGttcaaagttttcatttttcatacaaaatagCTACATCATATTtcaccatataaaaatataaaaaattattttttttctaaaaatggactaattttacaattttataaatttaagaaactaAAGTGATAAAGTCAAACTTAAATTGACTATATTACCCTACAAAAAGTAAAACTCCGATCATATTTTCTCCAGAAAATGGTCCAAGGAACCAAACTAagacagaaattaaaatttaaaaatactaaaataaaaatataaactcgagaaactaaaataattttaaatgaatactTAAGTACCATATACAACATTTACCCCATTATAAAAGATGGCGTATATGCAAGTCAGACAATGTAACGACGTCGTAACATCTCCTTGGCGGAAACACTGTGCTCAGCTCACCAACATACTGTTCAATCAACAGATAAGGCTCCCCAAAACCAACTgatcccctctctctctctcaatccTCTCAACAATGGAAGCCACTCTCTTCAACTTCCCCTCCTCCAAACCTCCTCTGCCGTCCTCCGCCGCCCTTTCCCTCAAATCCCACTTTAGCAACCCATTCTTCACCACCACCCACCGCCGGAAATTCTCGCCCAAGACTCCAAGTTTACCCAATATCCAAGCAGCTATAAGCCGCACCAAGAAGGAAGAAACAGTAGAGAAAGTGAAGCAAGAACTCGAGGGCTGCCACCTTATCGCCGGCATTGGCTACAAGGGCCTCACTGTCCAACAGTTTCAAGAACTCAGAACCCAACTCCCTGAAACCTCCAAGCTTTTGGTTGCCAAGAACACCCTTGTGCTTAAAGCAATTGAGGGCACAAAATGGGAGGCTTTGAAACCGTGCATGAAGGGTATGAATGCGTGGCTCTTTGTGCACAGTGAGGAAATCCCAGCTGCTCTGAAGCCTTACAGGACTTTCCAGAAGGAGAAGAAGTTGGAAGATAATGATTTCACAGGGGCTGTTTTTGAAGGGAAGTTTTATGGGCCTGAGGAGTTTAAGGCATTGGAGAATTTGCCTACAAGAGCTGAGGTTTATGCTCAGTTTTTGGGGGCTTTGAAGGGACCTGCTTCTGCTGTTGTTGGGACTATTCAGGCTCCTGCCAGGGATTTGATCATGGTGCTGCAAGCTTATTGCAAGAAGCTGGAAGAGGAGGGTGCTGGGCAAtagtgattttctttttcctatctGGTTGGATTATATGGTATGTAGCTTCTCTTGTTAATTGGAAGCACTATTTTTATGTAAGGAATTGTAGCATAGATTCTTTGTACAATTCAAGACACAATTGGTGATGCTTCATTTAATGAGTCACTGCCcgagttttatatatattttggatgGTATTAGATCCTGGCCTAGAAATGAAGCTCGGATGCTCTTTACTCTTATTGTCGTAATGAACTTAGCTCTATTATAAACTACTTTATGCTCCATGACCCGATTGATTATGTCATGTTATTTGTTAGCTCAGAGAAATCGAATTCCTTGATTTCGGATGTTGtatgttttcttgtttaactTTTGTGTGATTATGTTTTCAGCTCATGAGAACATTTTTATGCGCTATTTATCTAAATGCTGCATTGATTCTCTGACCCCTTGTTTTTCTGTGTTTATTAGTGGATGCTTGCTGAATGGCTTGAGCAGCTTCCTATTTTCATATCAGTGTGAGGTTGGGTTATTTATCATGTCGCGTATATCTGactattaattgaattttgcgCCTGGGATTATTTTCCGAGAGACCTGCTCTATGATGAATTTGGTTGacaaattattgtcatttagGTTTCTTGGTCACTATACACAGGAGGAACTTGAGGGATGACATCTATTTTAAATCTATATTAATCAgagttttgaaaatatgaCATTGCTTTTCATATGATGGTTATGTTCTTCTGCAACTGAATCATGTTGGTAGTAGCTCATAAAAATCCTTTTGGCACCTGCCAACTGCCACATCATTTTGTTAACCCCATCCACTATATGATATTATATCTGCAAAATTATCAGGAGTTCCAAATTGAGGTGTtcatttgtaaattaaaagCAAGAAAGGAGTTCTCCGCTATGCacattgcaataattttttttctttttttctctgaACAAACACAGGAAAATAGGTctcttgaatatttaattctttctcAGCCAAAGGAACTTCATTGTTGGTAAAACATAAGTCAATAGTAATAGTTCTAAATTGAGCACCTCTTGTTAACGCAGTCCAGTTAATGCTCCAGATCATCAGACTTAAGAGCATGTAAGACTTATGGGAACGTTTGTAGGGGCAAGACTTGGGTTACTCAAACATTTTATACTGCTCAAGATCTCCTCTTAAGTTATTACCACTATTTAGTTCTTGAATTGGCTGTCCTGTTTCCTTTTGATGGATCTTAATGTCTCGTCCTTGTTTGTGCTGAGCTATGTACTCTAAGACTCTACTTAATGGAGGCCAAATTTAGTGACTATAGTACCATACCTTTTACAATTCTGTACTTGAGTTCGTCTTGCTCATATTATGTTCACTTTGAGGTGGATCATCTTTGCAACTTAGGACATGAGGttggaaaataataaaaatatcctaTCCAAGTAAGACTGCAGCAGCATACGTTTCTTTAGATAAGTTGTCTTTGTTACTTAATATccgttttcaaattttctctatttttctgcTGCGtaatggaggaaaaattggtaGAATGCTTCTTTATTGGtgtattattatgttaaaaatcGCTCGCTTTTTCTTGGGACGATCAACGACTGATTCTTGGGCTATATGCTATTGAAGAAATTGAATAGTGCATTCTGACTGTATTCTTTGCCTAGAAACAATCAGCTGTACTCAGTGCATCTCAGTAGctgaaatattgatttatgaCGGTGAAATTTgcatctatatctatatctatctatGTGAATCCTGCAGCGTTTATTACCATTGGAAAAcacttattaaaattttcaattcaattgtaaaatacaataataaattgcAAGAGGAGGTAAAGAAGTGGAAATCAACAACCAGAACTGTATGGTCTTAATGTACCGttcatgttatatttgttGAACGATCCGAGGCGATAATGTTAAAACGTTTCATTGATGATTCCCAATGTGCTCAACTATGTGATCAAAACATTTAGTTGATGTATCACCATGGCTGTTACGCCTGCATGatcttttcttgattgttcATATACTTGAATGTACTGTTGATGCCTGCAACAACGGTGTCGACCGGTATGATTATATCTCGACCGGACGACCATTCTATCTGAAAATCACAATGCGAAGAATCTTGGAAACTATGAGACCTCCTAAGTGGCTATTTGCCATGGCCAAAAAGAGACATTATGGTAAATGCAGAAGATTGCTCATGTTTTCCTGCAGTTGCGGACAGTAGAGAAGAAACTTCGATGGCTGCATCAAGTTTCATAGTGTAAATGATGAGAGTTGAGTTGTGttctgaaattttgaaatatcacATCATGTCTGTATCAGTTCGTTATAGTAATCTAGCCGTAGTGGCATATTGTACCTACGTATATacaatagataatttttcatacttaaaatatattataaataaaaaagataaaatagaattgatGCAATGGcattaaaaaatgatgttgATTCACCTTTGCagggagaaaaaaataattataattaatttttaaaattgtataattaggGGTATAATTGTTATGCTTAAAAATTGGTGTGGCGGTGTCACTGACCTCTGTTGTGAGTGTAAAgagtcttttttttaatacctGTCGTGGCAAACCATGATATAATAAATCGCAGTcaagttactataaattttgaaaagttgaatgagttagttattttatcagttGAAGGAATTTTTGGagttcacaaaaattaatacaacagTGTCGAAACTGTCATTTTGTGTctatagtatttattttctttataatagtGCATATATTTGCATAGATTGTAGATGAACATGTGAATTTGGTACtccaataaaatttcattgaaaCATTTAACACAATACTATTGGAGTAAGATATataccaaaaattcaaattagtaataaagttgaaaaccaaaaatcaaaacccTCATGAGAggcaaattacaaaaatgccCTCAATCTCCTCTTTttcatcaatataatatttctttaaatatattcaaaatcataattttcttacTTTAAATCATTACACCTAAACAACACACCAAGAATTaagactaaaaaaaaaagggatagGGGTAGAATTGTCCAACTGAGGTGAATGAATTTTCACCTCTAGCTCCTCTTCTGTGCCGTTACATACAGTTCTCTGTACTGTCTACTAAAGTCGCTTGAGACTCATCCTCATAGTTTCACATCAATAAAAGACGGAACGCGACTTACCTTCAAAGTTCATAATTCTTTACCACTATTggtatttcaatttcaatttcaattattacatCAACCCATCAGCCATTAATTCTCTCAGTTCGAACTGTACAgaatcaaaaatcaaaacccaGAGCCAGATATAAACAACGAGGGCCCTTCAATTTTTGAGCTGAGAAGGGCCTGAAATTTGGGGCAGTTTCTGAGGAAAATGGACGATTATACGAGAGAAATGATGGATTTGAAAACCCTGGTCACTCGTACTCTCGAGAAGAAAGGCGTTCTTGCCAAGATCCGGGTTAGCATTGCtgctctctttatttttcttttttctttttttttcctttcgtCTTTTTTGTGGTTTCTCTTATTCTGTTGTAATTACTCAGTTTGTATGTTTATATCTTTCTTCTGTTCGTGGGTATGGAATTTGAGGGCTTTAAATTGTTGGGCCTAGGAGAGAGGTTCAGGCGATCTGGTAATTTTAAGTGAATTATtcagatatttttttgtattttagaaGCTGTGTTTTagtttttgtcaaaataaaggGTATTCTTTttggtgtttgtgtgtgtgtgtgtgtagttgATGGCAGTATAGTGTGTGTATTTCTGGTTGTACTTAATTCTTGCTTATATGTTAGCTTCAGATTTAGACTAGGTGGAAAATTAGATAATGGGATTGCATGCTATTTGCATCACATGTAAGAGGGCGTCCTTGGACCTTTTGCTGGGATTTTAGTAAATGGCTGTTCGTATGCACAGGCTTTCTGATTTGATTGTCGCGACCCGTGCTTGAGGTTGTTTATGTTGTGCGTTCTAATTATACTTAGCGTTGCAGTTTCTTAGCTTCTTTCTTGTACCAAATTCAACGTGTGATTTGGGTTGTAAAGAGTTATAGTAGTCCGTAGTTGTCTACTGGTCTGATTCTTTCATGGCTAACCTTGTGGAAGAGTTTCAAAGTGTTCTCAGATTTTACTAGATAGACATACAACATAAGTAAAAGTGGAGTTCCTTATAGTATCTATTTGTTGTTTCTGAAGATTTGCTAGAACCAGTAATCCAATCAACAAAGTATTTGTAGAGACTTATGATGAACATGCATATACTTGGAGctaattatggaaaaatgTGGCTTTCTAGTTCGTTTTATACTAAATGCTGAAAATTCTGCACTCCTTGGTTATTTAGGCTGAACTGAGAGCTAGTGTGTTTGAAGCGATAGAAGAGGAAGATAGAGTGGTGGAGAAAGAAGAAGGACTGCCTCCTGCACTTTTGGGTAGCTGCAATGACCGTGCAAAGCAACTTCACAACTCTCCTTCAGGTTAGATTCAATGATGTGGTCTCTTTCTTTTCATGCTCATGACCTGTTGAGCTATATGAATTTGTAGACAAATTAGGGAAGAAGAAAATCTTTGGTGACTTGATATATGCAGacatatatttcaatatattattactagCTAACTTTCATCCAAGTTCTGAATGTTATGGAAATTATGTTTTCCAACTGCTCAAAAGTTCTATCAGGAATTATGCATTTGGACCTCTTATTGTACTTCAAGCTCCCTGGGATTTCTTGAGCTAATATgctttttcactatttttgtGAGTGCAGGAAGGCTTCTAACTGCACTGATATGTGAATATCTGGATTGGGCTCAATTAAACCACACATTGAAAGTTTACTTACCAGAGTGTAATTTGGTATTTCCGCCATGTGCTGCCACTTGTTCCATTTTCTTAGTCAGGTTTATTATTTATGGGGTACAATTTTGTTAAccttcatttcaatttcagcCAAAGGATTCATGGAAATCAGAGTTAAAAGAATTTAGCAGCAAGAATGGATACGATCTTAATCGGAACGGAGATAGTGGGCCTTTGCTTTTGGATGTTCTTGAGGGGTACTTAAAGTATGAGGTCTGATGAAGAGCTGCTTTGTATACTATCATTCTTATTTCGGCAAACTGAACAATGCTATTCTTATCTCTAGTTTCCTAGCTTAAATTGTTAGATGAGGTGTTAGCATGCAGCTAACCGACATGGAATTTTTCCAACTCTCCTCTAAGGTTTTATGTTTCTGAACAATTAACATGCTTGGTATTCATAAAGAAGCTTCACACTGATGTCAGAGTGATGTATCTTCCGGTTAATGTCAAATAGTAGCATATCATTAATCATTTTCAGTTCGTTAGAAGGCGTTCACTTTTCTTGACAGTTTGATGTGTGTTTTTGCAGAATTTAT
This region of Sesamum indicum cultivar Zhongzhi No. 13 linkage group LG4, S_indicum_v1.0, whole genome shotgun sequence genomic DNA includes:
- the LOC105161132 gene encoding uncharacterized protein YKR070W-like isoform X1 codes for the protein MYIGGISWKIERRRKRKEYEVPIQTASAIVFAPAAASGGCGGVASFSNKAVVSSFGIAFDIDGVILRGTTPIGNSRRALRRLYDDSGAMNIPFLFLTNGGGIPESRRASELSDILGVKILASQVVQGHSPFRTLLKRYENEFIVATGKGEPYENEFIVAKGKGEPAVVMSEYGFKRVISLEEYASQFKNIDPVAQYKRWTTEQELNCSRNSEKIASSHIDCSQKVKAAFVVSDPVDWGRDIQVLCDILTSGGVPEEENGQQPPLYFAADDLQYQAAFPSERLGMGAFRIALESVFNRIHDKPLEYTSFGKPNPFVFSNAEMILRQLLQFPTPGNVGTEDVRLPSFKTLYMIGDNPLVDVKGAQQAGYPWFSILTRTGVFRQRENHTQYPADMVNLMILYSLFLLLFTVVSVKTICRSLSLHGFLVVSLFPIMTTWFCILCSTPARCGLNTPRSLILYFIGLGTSL
- the LOC105161132 gene encoding uncharacterized protein YKR070W-like isoform X2; its protein translation is MYIGGISWKIERRRKRKEYEVPIQTASAIVFAPAAASGGCGGVASFSNKAVVSSFGIAFDIDGVILRGTTPIGNSRRALRRLYDDSGAMNIPFLFLTNGGGIPESRRASELSDILGVKILASQVVQGHSPFRTLLKRYENEFIVATGKGEPAVVMSEYGFKRVISLEEYASQFKNIDPVAQYKRWTTEQELNCSRNSEKIASSHIDCSQKVKAAFVVSDPVDWGRDIQVLCDILTSGGVPEEENGQQPPLYFAADDLQYQAAFPSERLGMGAFRIALESVFNRIHDKPLEYTSFGKPNPFVFSNAEMILRQLLQFPTPGNVGTEDVRLPSFKTLYMIGDNPLVDVKGAQQAGYPWFSILTRTGVFRQRENHTQYPADMVNLMILYSLFLLLFTVVSVKTICRSLSLHGFLVVSLFPIMTTWFCILCSTPARCGLNTPRSLILYFIGLGTSL
- the LOC105161132 gene encoding uncharacterized protein YKR070W-like isoform X4, whose product is MYIGGISWKIERRRKRKEYEVPIQTASAIVFAPAAASGGCGGVASFSNKAVVSSFGIAFDIDGVILRGTTPIGNSRRALRRLYDDSGGGIPESRRASELSDILGVKILASQVVQGHSPFRTLLKRYENEFIVATGKGEPAVVMSEYGFKRVISLEEYASQFKNIDPVAQYKRWTTEQELNCSRNSEKIASSHIDCSQKVKAAFVVSDPVDWGRDIQVLCDILTSGGVPEEENGQQPPLYFAADDLQYQAAFPSERLGMGAFRIALESVFNRIHDKPLEYTSFGKPNPFVFSNAEMILRQLLQFPTPGNVGTEDVRLPSFKTLYMIGDNPLVDVKGAQQAGYPWFSILTRTGVFRQRENHTQYPADMVNLMILYSLFLLLFTVVSVKTICRSLSLHGFLVVSLFPIMTTWFCILCSTPARCGLNTPRSLILYFIGLGTSL
- the LOC105161132 gene encoding uncharacterized protein YKR070W-like isoform X5, producing the protein MYIGGISCSSFGIAFDIDGVILRGTTPIGNSRRALRRLYDDSGAMNIPFLFLTNGGGIPESRRASELSDILGVKILASQVVQGHSPFRTLLKRYENEFIVATGKGEPYENEFIVAKGKGEPAVVMSEYGFKRVISLEEYASQFKNIDPVAQYKRWTTEQELNCSRNSEKIASSHIDCSQKVKAAFVVSDPVDWGRDIQVLCDILTSGGVPEEENGQQPPLYFAADDLQYQAAFPSERLGMGAFRIALESVFNRIHDKPLEYTSFGKPNPFVFSNAEMILRQLLQFPTPGNVGTEDVRLPSFKTLYMIGDNPLVDVKGAQQAGYPWFSILTRTGVFRQRENHTQYPADMVNLMILYSLFLLLFTVVSVKTICRSLSLHGFLVVSLFPIMTTWFCILCSTPARCGLNTPRSLILYFIGLGTSL